A stretch of Sinimarinibacterium sp. NLF-5-8 DNA encodes these proteins:
- a CDS encoding BolA family protein, with translation MDKHAIKALIEAGLPGAIVTVNGDDGQHFEAEVICAEFAGKPLLAQHRMVYATLGSKMGNEIHALHLRTRAA, from the coding sequence ATGGACAAGCACGCGATTAAAGCCCTGATTGAAGCGGGTCTGCCCGGCGCAATCGTCACCGTCAATGGCGACGATGGCCAGCACTTTGAAGCCGAGGTGATCTGCGCCGAGTTTGCCGGCAAACCGCTGCTCGCCCAGCACCGCATGGTCTACGCCACGCTGGGCAGCAAAATGGGCAACGAAATCCACGCCCTGCACCTGCGCACGCGCGCGGCGTAA
- a CDS encoding ABC transporter permease — MANRTGFNTLLKKEIRRFWAVLGQTVAAPVVTAVLYLLVFAQALEGRASAYEGVSYTEFLVPGLIMMAVIQNAFANTSSSLLQSKIMGNLVFLQMSPLSPLEWFGAYILAALFRVILVTLAMFAVIWFFVPLTIHAPLALLATFFLTASSLAAMGIVAGIVAEKFDHMATFTNFFIMPLSFLSGVFYSVHSLPPLWQSASYLNPFFYMIDGFRYGFFGHADVSIGYSLLWCAGFFVLASSLALWMLMTGYKLKR, encoded by the coding sequence CTGGCCAATCGCACGGGCTTCAACACGCTGCTGAAAAAAGAAATCCGCCGATTTTGGGCGGTGCTGGGACAAACCGTGGCCGCGCCGGTGGTCACTGCCGTGCTCTATCTGCTGGTGTTTGCCCAGGCGCTGGAAGGTCGCGCCTCGGCGTATGAAGGCGTCAGCTACACCGAGTTTTTGGTGCCCGGCCTGATCATGATGGCGGTGATTCAAAACGCATTTGCCAACACCTCATCCAGCCTGTTGCAGTCCAAGATCATGGGCAATCTGGTGTTTTTGCAGATGTCGCCGCTGAGTCCTCTGGAGTGGTTTGGTGCTTATATTCTGGCGGCACTGTTTCGGGTGATTCTGGTCACGCTGGCGATGTTTGCGGTGATCTGGTTTTTTGTACCGCTGACGATTCACGCACCGCTGGCGCTGCTGGCCACGTTCTTTTTGACGGCGTCCAGTCTGGCAGCCATGGGGATCGTGGCCGGTATCGTCGCCGAAAAGTTTGATCATATGGCGACGTTTACCAACTTCTTCATCATGCCGCTGTCGTTTTTGTCCGGCGTGTTTTACTCGGTGCACAGTCTGCCGCCGCTGTGGCAAAGCGCCTCGTATCTGAATCCGTTTTTTTACATGATCGACGGTTTTCGCTACGGCTTTTTTGGCCATGCGGACGTGTCGATCGGCTACAGCCTGCTGTGGTGCGCGGGCTTTTTTGTCCTGGCGTCGTCACTGGCGCTTTGGATGCTGATGACCGGCTACAAGCTCAAACGCTAA
- a CDS encoding ABC transporter ATP-binding protein, with the protein MSTALSISGVRKSYGRMTALHGVDLAIEHGEFFGLLGPNGAGKSTLINIIAGLVRMDAGQVQVMGHDIERAFRSARRSLGVVPQELVFDPFFSVRDMLRFQAGYYGVGRESWPWIDEMLERLGLADKARVSMRALSGGMKRRVLVAQALVHKPAVVILDEPTAGVDVELRRTLWQFMTELHRTRGTTVVLTTHYLEEAQELCGRIAILDHGRVQVVEKTAQLLARQPYRFLRLTLAPGAQLPEALRARVVSEADGSIELKLETARHPIANVFAALRDAGIGIEDVHTREPDLEDIFIDLTSEAQA; encoded by the coding sequence ATGTCTACCGCTCTCTCCATTTCCGGCGTTCGTAAATCTTACGGGCGCATGACGGCGCTGCACGGCGTTGATCTGGCCATTGAACACGGCGAGTTTTTTGGGCTGCTCGGCCCCAACGGCGCAGGCAAATCCACACTGATCAACATCATCGCCGGACTGGTGCGCATGGATGCCGGTCAGGTGCAGGTGATGGGGCACGACATCGAGCGCGCGTTTCGCAGCGCCCGCCGCAGCCTGGGCGTGGTGCCGCAGGAGCTGGTGTTTGACCCTTTTTTCAGCGTGCGCGACATGCTGCGTTTTCAGGCCGGGTATTACGGCGTGGGGCGCGAGTCGTGGCCGTGGATTGATGAAATGCTGGAACGCCTGGGGCTGGCCGACAAAGCCAGGGTTTCCATGCGCGCGCTCTCCGGCGGCATGAAGCGCCGGGTGCTAGTGGCGCAGGCGTTGGTGCACAAGCCCGCCGTGGTGATTCTGGATGAGCCAACGGCGGGCGTTGACGTTGAACTGCGGCGCACGCTGTGGCAGTTCATGACCGAGCTGCACCGCACGCGCGGCACCACGGTGGTGCTGACCACGCACTATCTGGAAGAAGCGCAGGAACTGTGCGGGCGGATTGCGATTCTCGATCATGGCCGGGTGCAGGTGGTGGAAAAAACCGCGCAGCTTTTGGCGCGCCAGCCGTATCGGTTTTTGCGTTTGACGCTGGCGCCAGGCGCGCAATTGCCGGAGGCGCTGCGCGCGCGGGTGGTCAGCGAGGCTGATGGCAGCATCGAACTCAAGCTGGAAACCGCGCGCCACCCCATTGCCAATGTGTTTGCGGCGCTGCGCGATGCCGGCATTGGCATCGAGGACGTACACACCCGCGAGCCGGATCTGGAAGATATTTTTATTGATTTAACCTCGGAGGCGCAGGCATGA
- a CDS encoding KpsF/GutQ family sugar-phosphate isomerase: MDAEPIKAMGRRALEIERDAIAALLPRVDAQFVRACELMLGCRGRVVVTGMGKSGHIGSKIAATLASTGTPAFFVHPGEASHGDLGMITRQDVVVAISYSGETAELVTLLPLFKRMAAPLIALTGKPASTLAQSADVHLDVSVQMEACPLNLAPTASTTATLAMGDALAVSLLHARGFTPEDFARSHPGGSLGRRLLLKVNDVMQSGARLPTVPLSASLREALLEMTHKGLGMTAVLDQAQRVVGIFTDGDLRRVLDQGVDVRAAQLADVYTRGGKSIDRDCLAAEAVALMEQHKITALLVKDAAQHLIGVVHMHDLLRAGVM, from the coding sequence ATGGATGCCGAACCGATCAAAGCCATGGGGCGCCGCGCGCTGGAAATCGAGCGCGATGCGATTGCTGCGCTGCTGCCGAGGGTGGATGCGCAGTTTGTCCGCGCCTGTGAGTTGATGCTCGGCTGTCGCGGGCGGGTGGTGGTCACCGGCATGGGCAAGTCCGGGCACATTGGCAGCAAGATTGCGGCAACGCTGGCGTCCACCGGGACACCGGCGTTTTTTGTGCACCCGGGCGAGGCCAGTCACGGCGATTTGGGCATGATCACCCGCCAGGATGTGGTGGTGGCGATTTCATATTCCGGCGAAACTGCCGAACTGGTGACACTGCTGCCGCTGTTCAAGCGCATGGCCGCGCCGCTGATTGCGCTGACCGGCAAACCCGCATCAACGCTGGCGCAAAGCGCGGATGTGCACCTGGACGTTTCGGTGCAGATGGAAGCCTGTCCGCTCAATCTGGCGCCCACCGCCAGCACCACGGCAACGCTGGCGATGGGCGATGCGCTGGCGGTATCGCTGCTGCACGCGCGCGGCTTCACGCCGGAGGATTTTGCCCGTTCGCATCCCGGCGGCTCACTGGGGCGGCGGCTGCTGCTCAAGGTCAATGATGTGATGCAAAGCGGCGCGCGTCTGCCGACGGTGCCGCTGTCGGCCAGCCTGCGCGAAGCCTTGCTGGAGATGACGCACAAGGGGTTGGGGATGACGGCGGTGCTGGATCAGGCGCAGCGCGTCGTCGGCATTTTTACCGACGGCGACCTGCGCCGCGTGCTCGATCAGGGGGTGGATGTGCGCGCAGCACAACTGGCCGATGTTTACACGCGCGGCGGCAAGTCGATCGACAGGGACTGCCTTGCCGCCGAAGCGGTGGCACTGATGGAACAACACAAGATTACCGCCCTGCTGGTCAAGGACGCTGCGCAGCACTTGATCGGTGTCGTACACATGCATGATTTGCTGCGCGCAGGAGTGATGTGA
- a CDS encoding HAD family hydrolase produces MEIKMSKDVRARAEQVRCIFLDVDGVLTDGKLYIGANGEETKTNFVRDGYGIKLALKQGFEIAVISGRPSAAMQQRCEWLGIRHVAMNAENKEQVYRRIITQLGLSDAQCAAIGDDVPDLPLMQRVGLAMSVADAHPSALAAAHWVSQYNGGHGAVREALDLILGSQGKLPA; encoded by the coding sequence ATGGAAATCAAAATGAGCAAGGATGTGCGCGCGCGCGCCGAACAGGTGCGCTGCATTTTTCTGGACGTGGATGGCGTGCTCACCGATGGCAAGCTCTATATCGGCGCAAACGGCGAAGAAACCAAAACCAACTTTGTCCGCGATGGCTACGGCATCAAGCTGGCGCTGAAGCAGGGTTTTGAGATTGCCGTGATCAGTGGTCGCCCTTCGGCTGCGATGCAGCAGCGCTGTGAATGGCTGGGCATCCGCCATGTGGCGATGAATGCGGAAAACAAAGAACAGGTCTACCGCCGCATCATCACCCAGCTGGGTTTGAGTGATGCGCAATGTGCGGCGATTGGCGATGACGTGCCTGATCTGCCGCTGATGCAGCGGGTGGGGCTGGCGATGAGCGTGGCCGATGCGCACCCCAGCGCACTGGCAGCGGCACATTGGGTCAGCCAGTACAACGGCGGCCATGGCGCCGTGCGCGAGGCACTGGATCTGATTCTCGGCAGCCAGGGCAAACTGCCCGCATGA
- the lptC gene encoding LPS export ABC transporter periplasmic protein LptC produces MSAAATAPGKARGNGWFVLGVALAGLAAYVSFDSFTPAPQTASSASAVERPRYRLEGATWQRFDEDGTALFTARARSIDYFDDASMQLLAVDVQTHAPQGQWQLQAERGRVPAHQTRIRLEPQAQISGRSARLASLTMQTPALWMDWQTRQIFTDEPIRARAPGWALDARGLRADWSAQKVEFLHDVDVRHAPG; encoded by the coding sequence ATGAGTGCGGCAGCGACGGCGCCCGGCAAGGCGCGCGGCAACGGCTGGTTCGTGCTGGGCGTGGCGTTGGCAGGGCTGGCGGCCTATGTGAGTTTTGACAGCTTTACTCCGGCGCCGCAGACCGCCTCGTCTGCATCGGCTGTGGAGCGCCCACGCTACCGACTGGAAGGCGCGACCTGGCAGCGGTTTGATGAGGACGGGACTGCGCTGTTCACCGCGCGCGCGCGATCGATCGATTACTTTGACGACGCTTCAATGCAGTTGCTCGCCGTAGACGTGCAGACCCATGCGCCGCAAGGTCAGTGGCAGTTGCAGGCCGAGCGGGGTCGCGTCCCCGCGCACCAGACGCGGATCAGGCTGGAGCCGCAGGCGCAGATCAGCGGACGATCCGCACGGTTGGCGTCGCTGACGATGCAGACCCCGGCGCTGTGGATGGATTGGCAGACGCGACAGATTTTTACCGATGAGCCGATCCGCGCGCGCGCGCCGGGCTGGGCGCTCGATGCGCGCGGCCTGCGTGCCGACTGGAGCGCGCAGAAAGTGGAGTTTTTACATGACGTGGATGTGCGCCATGCACCCGGGTAA
- the lptA gene encoding lipopolysaccharide transport periplasmic protein LptA — protein MHPGKTLAAMLLLAPALLQAAPADDFRPSGPVTLTADRGEWTQGGQMRYQGNVALASDTLTIRGQTMQVTQLAGGQFTALISGDPAQLDHAAQPGAQGVAAQSVSARAQQIEYDSRNGVVELKQQAQLTRGGDEVSGNAISYAVAERRVRASGGDGGQVRIVIQPPAPKAKDAP, from the coding sequence ATGCACCCGGGTAAAACCCTGGCAGCCATGCTGCTGCTTGCCCCGGCGCTGTTGCAAGCCGCGCCGGCCGATGACTTTCGTCCGAGCGGCCCGGTGACGTTGACCGCAGACCGTGGCGAATGGACGCAAGGGGGGCAGATGCGCTACCAGGGCAACGTTGCCCTGGCCTCCGACACGTTGACGATCCGGGGGCAGACCATGCAGGTCACCCAGCTGGCGGGCGGACAATTCACCGCGTTGATCAGCGGCGACCCGGCACAACTCGATCACGCCGCCCAGCCCGGCGCCCAAGGGGTGGCGGCGCAGAGCGTCAGCGCGCGCGCGCAGCAGATCGAATATGACTCGCGCAATGGGGTGGTCGAACTCAAGCAGCAGGCGCAACTGACGCGCGGCGGTGATGAAGTCAGCGGCAACGCCATCAGCTACGCCGTGGCCGAACGCCGGGTGCGCGCCAGTGGCGGCGATGGCGGGCAGGTGCGGATTGTGATTCAACCGCCCGCGCCCAAAGCCAAGGACGCGCCATGA